A stretch of Cicer arietinum cultivar CDC Frontier isolate Library 1 chromosome 5, Cicar.CDCFrontier_v2.0, whole genome shotgun sequence DNA encodes these proteins:
- the LOC101489632 gene encoding GPI-anchored protein LLG1-like, with protein MDCSLNQQSFLLCSSILLIMAISVSSFHPTFLPNTIFDSQELKGRHLLQAKQGCSVNFEFLNYTIITSKCKGPRYPAKPCCASFKEFACPYADVLNDLTNDCASTMFSYINLYGHYPPGLFASECREGKSGLACPAMPPSVSADDTSNQIVYNPSLLLVLTACIFIVLLV; from the exons ATGGATTGTTCTCTGAATCAACAAAGCTTCTTGCTTTGTTCTTCAATTCTTCTCATCATGGCTATCTCTGTTTCTTCTTTTCATCCAACTTTTCTTCCTA ATACTATTTTCGATTCTCAGGAACTTAAGGGTCGGCATCTTCTTCAAGCTAAACAag GTTGTTCTGTGAATTTCGAGTTTCTAAACTACACGATAATCACGAGCAAATGCAAAGGACCACGGTACCCTGCCAAGCCATGCTGTGCTTCATTTAAAGAATTCGCATGCCCTTATGCCGACGTGTTGAATGACTTAACGAATGACTGTGCATCAACCATGTTTAGTTACATTAATCTTTATGGACATTACCCTCCTGGACTCTTTGCCAGCGAGTGTCGTGAAGGGAAGTCAGGTCTAGCATGCCCGGCAATGCCGCCATCTGTGTCAGCCGATGATACCTCAAATCAAATAGTATATAATCCATCTCTACTGCTTGTGCTCACTGCCTGCATCTTCATCGTCTTGTTAGTCTGA